One segment of Toxotes jaculatrix isolate fToxJac2 chromosome 8, fToxJac2.pri, whole genome shotgun sequence DNA contains the following:
- the cops7a gene encoding COP9 signalosome complex subunit 7a: protein MEVEQLLSLSGSALAQAVSSLLETPGLYVFSDILELPNVRELENGPHAPVYQLLNLFAYGTYCDYKERAASLPELTPAQRNKLRHLSIISLASNLKCLPYSLLLQQLELKNVRELEDLLIEAIYCDIIQGKLDQRNQQVEVDCSVGRDLGPNELPNIINTLQEWCTGCEAVLCGIEEQVSRANQYRESQLKVKVQVETEVSNLQKTLKASAASPSSGPAPAGAASNQDADQPAEPRDPASSQEPRQPGKKSSKVKGLRGSGKIWSKSN from the exons atggaggtggagcagctccTGTCTCTGTCAGGCTCAGCACTGGCCCAGGCTGTCAGCTCTCTGCTGGAGACCCCAGGCCTGTACGTCTTCTCTGACATCCTGGAGCTGCCTAATGTCAGAGAG CTGGAGAATGGCCCTCATGCACCAGTGTACCAGCTCCTGAACCTCTTTGCCTATGGAACCTACTGCGACTACAAAG AGAGAGCAGCCTCTCTTCCAGAGTTGACCCCcgcacagagaaacaaactccGCCATCTGTCGATCATCAGCTTGGCTTCCAACCTCAAG TGCCTGCCGTACTcgctcctcctgcagcagctggagctgaagAATGTGCGGGAGCTGGAGGACCTGCTGATTGAAGCCATTTACTGTGACATCATCCAGGGTAAACTGGACCAGAGGAACCAGCAGGTGGAGGTAGACTGCAGCGTGGGTCGTGACCTGGGCCCCAACGAGCTCCCAAACATCATCAACACGCTGCAGGAGTG gtgtaCAGGGTGTGAGGCGGTGTTGTGTGGTATTGAGGAGCAGGTCTCGAGGGCCAACCAATACAGAGAGAGCCAGCTAAAGGTCAAAGTCCAAGTGGAAACAGAG GTTTCAAACCTACAGAAAACGTTAAAGGCCAGCGCTGCCTCTCCTTCATCAGGCCCCGCCCCTGCTGGAGCCGCCTCCAATCAGGACGCAGACCAGCCTGCCGAGCCACGAGACCCTGCATCCTCTCAGGAACCTCGACAACcaggcaaaaaaagttcaaaggTGAAAGG TCTCCGCGGCAGTGGGAAGATCTGGTCCAAGTCCAACTGA
- the si:ch73-86n18.1 gene encoding C-type lectin domain family 4 member E isoform X2, translated as MDGTENYTSLQELTEETSPGGNRPILEQGSQRLKRGVKCLRSQTALLMLIGFLASICANIVLTVLLIGRPEPGAAPDLSSPGLKLNSMQKRYTQLCKDYTALGQSCSQTVKQCSECPEGWLHVGDQCYYFSNDKLDWLKSRDSCAEMGGYLTILHTMEQHDALEKEARRIGGFEYHYWIGLSDIENEGDWRWVDNTTVQHKYWDQWSSEPDNHQSGGEHGEDCATLDSHSKTWFDVPCDYIYKRICQMDAIQLN; from the exons ATGGATGGGACAGAAAACTACACCAGCCTGCAGGAGTTAACAGAGGAGACATCACCTGGAGGGAACAGGCCCATCCTCGAACAAG GCTCCCAGAGACTGAAGCGGGGCGTTAAGTGTTTGAGGAGTCAGACTGCTCTCCTGATGCTTATTGGCTTTTTGGCCTCCATCTGCGCCAACATTGTACTCACTGTGCTCT TGATTGGCAGGCCAGAGCCAGGTGCCGCCCCGGACTTGTCATCTCCAGGTTTGAAGCTGAACTCGATGCAGAAACGTTACACCCAGCTGTGTAAGGACTACACCGCCCTGGGACAGAGCTGTTCACAGACAG TTAAACAGTGCAGCGAGTGCCCTGAAGGATGGCTTCATGTCGGGGATCAGTGTTACTACTTCAGCAACGACAAGCTGGACTGGCTGAAGAGCAGAGACAGCTGCGCAGAGATGGGAGGCTATCTCACCATACTGCACACCATGGAACAACAT gACGCTCTGGAAAAAGAAGCCAGACGAATTGGTGGATTTGAATACCACTACTGGATTGGCCTGTCTGATATAGAGAATGAAGGAGACTGGAGATGGGTGGACAACACAACAGTGCAACACAA ATATTGGGATCAGTGGAGCTCAGAGCCAGATAACCACCAGTCAGGAGGGGAACATGGAGAGGACTGTGCCACCTTAGACAGCCACTCAAAGACATGGTTTGATGTTCCTTGTGATTACATTTATAAACGAATCTGCCAGATGGATGCCATTCAACTCAACTGA
- the si:ch73-86n18.1 gene encoding C-type lectin domain family 4 member E isoform X1 produces MDGTENYTSLQELTEETSPGGNRPILEQGNGSQRLKRGVKCLRSQTALLMLIGFLASICANIVLTVLLIGRPEPGAAPDLSSPGLKLNSMQKRYTQLCKDYTALGQSCSQTVKQCSECPEGWLHVGDQCYYFSNDKLDWLKSRDSCAEMGGYLTILHTMEQHDALEKEARRIGGFEYHYWIGLSDIENEGDWRWVDNTTVQHKYWDQWSSEPDNHQSGGEHGEDCATLDSHSKTWFDVPCDYIYKRICQMDAIQLN; encoded by the exons ATGGATGGGACAGAAAACTACACCAGCCTGCAGGAGTTAACAGAGGAGACATCACCTGGAGGGAACAGGCCCATCCTCGAACAAGGCAACG GCTCCCAGAGACTGAAGCGGGGCGTTAAGTGTTTGAGGAGTCAGACTGCTCTCCTGATGCTTATTGGCTTTTTGGCCTCCATCTGCGCCAACATTGTACTCACTGTGCTCT TGATTGGCAGGCCAGAGCCAGGTGCCGCCCCGGACTTGTCATCTCCAGGTTTGAAGCTGAACTCGATGCAGAAACGTTACACCCAGCTGTGTAAGGACTACACCGCCCTGGGACAGAGCTGTTCACAGACAG TTAAACAGTGCAGCGAGTGCCCTGAAGGATGGCTTCATGTCGGGGATCAGTGTTACTACTTCAGCAACGACAAGCTGGACTGGCTGAAGAGCAGAGACAGCTGCGCAGAGATGGGAGGCTATCTCACCATACTGCACACCATGGAACAACAT gACGCTCTGGAAAAAGAAGCCAGACGAATTGGTGGATTTGAATACCACTACTGGATTGGCCTGTCTGATATAGAGAATGAAGGAGACTGGAGATGGGTGGACAACACAACAGTGCAACACAA ATATTGGGATCAGTGGAGCTCAGAGCCAGATAACCACCAGTCAGGAGGGGAACATGGAGAGGACTGTGCCACCTTAGACAGCCACTCAAAGACATGGTTTGATGTTCCTTGTGATTACATTTATAAACGAATCTGCCAGATGGATGCCATTCAACTCAACTGA
- the LOC121185836 gene encoding C-type lectin domain family 4 member D-like, with product MRNLINTKGALGLRSHIVLCALIGLLLPEVFARPGSPEEELSHVKLRLSSLENRYRHLCNQYANLATNCSGPEIKCTECPAWWFQVGDQCFHLSTDRQDWANSTKNCTEMGGHLAILTTREQHEAVEKESRSIGGFYTDYWIGLTDSETEGDWKWVDNSELKTPFWNALKSEPDNNLSGGPEGEDCVVVDSYSQSWFDVPCSFLYPRICQMDATPLS from the exons ATGAGGAACCTCATCAACACCAAAG GTGCCCTGGGTCTCAGAAGCCACATCGTGCTCTGTGCTCTCATTGGCCTGTTGCTTCCTGAAGTCTTCGCTCGccctggaagtccagaggaagagCTATCCCATGTAAAGCTGAGACTCAGCTCTTTAGAGAATCGCTACAGACACCTGTGTAACCAGTACGCCAACCTGGCAACCAACTGCTCAGGTCCAG AGATCAAATGCACGGAGTGTCCTGCCTGGTGGTTTCAGGTTGGGGATCAGTGCTTCCACCTCAGCACTGACAGGCAGGACTGGGCAAACAGTACAAAGAATTGTACAGAGATGGGTGGACATCTCGCCATCCTGACCACCAGAGAGCAGCAC GAAGCtgtggaaaaagaaagcagGAGCATTGGAGGATTTTACACAGACTACTGGAttggactgactgacagtgagaCTGAAGGAGATTGGAAATGGGTGGACAACTCGGAACTTAAAACCCC ATTTTGGAACGCGTTGAAATCAGAGCCGGACAACAACCTGTCCGGTGGGCCGGAGGGAGAGGACTGTGTGGTGGTGGACAGCTACTCTCAGAGCTGGTTCGATGTTCCCTGCTCCTTCTTGTATCCCCGAATCTGTCAGATGGACGCCACCCCGCTCTCGTGA
- the cd4-1 gene encoding CD4-1 molecule, which translates to MTGMKILIQSILILIAVLISTTGADEVVYAQVGDSVTLKAPPLNTQAKYVNWFLDKEGGSSLAWCNHLGGKGFISDASWKNKLELSDTSLIIRDIQQENFVTLVVTLDNQKTSSITYRLSKLTVSMDPPSPLLPGDRLSLACNTETPQHHKKPQIYWLDPKGEPIRPDKETVTKTASTQDNGTWTCVIKHDKVDKKAPISVTVVDLSPAPLQPQYTSKSTPLIIPCSIPSHISWEQIKAKGITEVHWHFFPKTSSGHISDHPVKLYSLSLGESLSWIPNQTRDLNILQDLKTGNLSLTRKQGREEDRGNYVCTMKFKNVNLNRTVEVEVLQIISSPGTNLISGQALNLTCGLGHPLPSNLQVRWSPPGQTSLPSLKSGPHPAHLTIAKVSTENGGTWACALLQDKKQLISVTIKLKIEPKLSTSMLVIICSAAVIVLLLLILVLILYRQRQRKMRHLRHQLCRCKNPKPKGFYRT; encoded by the exons ATGACTGGGATGAAGATCTTAATTCAGTCCATCCTCATTCTCATCGCTGTGCTCATTTCAACTACAG GTGCTGATGAGGTGGTATATGCTCAGGTGGGGGACTCGGTTACCCTCAAGGCACCACCGTTAAATACTCAAGCAAAGTATGTGAACTGGTTTCTGGATAAAGAGGGTGGCTCTTCACTTGCCTGGTGCAATCACTTAGGTGGAAAGGGATTCATTTCAG ATGCATCCTGGAAAAATAAGCTGGAGCTGTCTGACACCTCACTGATAATCAGAGACATCCAACAAGAAAACTTTGTGACACTTGTAGTGACTTTGGATAATCAAAAAACTTCCTCCATCACCTACCGACTATCCAAACTCACTG TGAGTATGGACCCaccttctcctctgctgcctggGGATCGTCTATCTTTGGCCTGCAACACAGAGACTCCTCAGCATCACAAGAAGCCCCAGATATACTGGTTGGATCCAAAGGGAGAGCCAATCAGACCTGACAAAGAAACAGTCACCAAGACTGCCTCAACCCAAGACAATGGCACATGGACCTGTGTTATTAAGCATGATAAAGTAGACAAAAAAGCCCCCATTTCTGTTACAGTTGTAG aCCTCTCTCCAGCTCCTTTGCAACCTCAGTACACGTCTAAATCCACGCCACTCATCATCCCCTGTTCCATTCCTTCTCACATCTCCTGGGAACAGATCAAAGCTAAGGGCATAACGGAAGTTCACTGGCACTTCTTCCCTAAAACATCCTCAGGTCACATTTCCGATCATCCAGTGAAGCtctactccctctctctgggAGAATCTCTGAGCTGGAtaccaaaccaaaccagagaCCTGAATATTCTACAGGACCTCAAAACAGGAAATCTCTCTTTGACTAGAAAgcaaggcagagaagaagacagaggaaacTACGTGTGcacaatgaaatttaaaaatgtgaatctGAACAGGACTGTAGAAGTAGAGGTGTTGCAAA TCATCTCCTCCCCAGGAACAAACCTGATTTCTGGCCAGGCACTCAACCTGACTTGCGGCCTTGGCCATCCGCTGCCCTCTAACCTGCAAGTGCGATGGTCTCCACCTGGACAAACGTCCCTGCCATCTCTGAAATCTGGCCCCCACCCCGCCCATCTCACCATAGCTAAAGTGAGCACAGAAAATGGAGGAACCTGGGCGTGTGCTCTGTTGCAGGACAAGAAGCAGCTGATATCAGTCACGATAAAGCTGAAGATAG AACCCAAGCTGAGTACGTCAATGCTGGTGATCATATGCAGTGCTGCAGTCATCGTATTACTCCTCCTCATCCTTGTTCTCATCCTCTACCGACAGAGACAA CGGAAGATGAGACACCTCAGGCATCAACTCTGTCGGTGCAAAAA cCCCAAGCCCAAAGGATTCTACAGAACATGA